In Danaus plexippus chromosome 17, MEX_DaPlex, whole genome shotgun sequence, one DNA window encodes the following:
- the LOC133319297 gene encoding uncharacterized protein LOC133319297: MLALAVASSGIAATLLAGGRTAHSTFKLPLTVSLQKDSVCSIRKNGPLGKVLQDVSLMIWDECTMIHRAHVEALDRTLRDIRSCDKIMGGITVMFAGDFRQTLPVIVRGTRADIVKSCLKSSPLWKFVNILKLTTNMRAHLGGGNIIFPSKLLLIGDGKVPHFENRIEIDRDLGERVSNIEDLISKVYPDISEIENKDHQWMCQRAILAARNSSVDEINDLILSKLPGDIVTYTSIDNVMDQEDAVHYPQEFLNSLNPSGLPPYSLKLKIGAPIILLRNLKPPNLCNGTQLQIKFLRNNVIVAIVLTGPAVGQTVLIPRIPMIPNDLPFNFKRIQFPGCPAFYNSIKLQEDPNENYPDRDFTLQVTCRQSDRLLLVPIHPDT, encoded by the exons ATGCTAGCTTTGGCAGTAGCGTCGTCAGGTATCGCTGCAACTTTATTAGCAGGTGGACGCACAGCTCATTCCACTTTTAAACTGCCCCTAactgtttctttacaaaaagatAGCGTGTGCTCTATACGTAAAAATGGCCCTTTGGGAAAAGTTTTACAAGATGTCAGTTTAATGATCTGGGACGAATGTACCATGATCCATAGAGCTCATGTAGAGGCTCTAGATAGGACTCTTAGAGATATTAGAAGCTGTGATAAAATCATGGGTGGGATTACTGTCATGTTTGCTGGGGACTTTCGACAAACTTTACCAGTAATAGTAAGAGGAACTAGAGCAGACATTGTAAAGTCTTGCCTTAAAAGTTCCCCATTATGGAAGTTTGTAAACATCCTAAAATTAACTACAAATATGAGAGCACATTTGGGTGgaggtaatataatttttccttcaaagttacttttaataggAGACGGGAAAGTACctcattttgaaaatagaattgaaattGATCGTGATTTAGGAGAAAGAGTGAGTAACATTGAGGACTTAATTTCGAAAGTTTACCCCGACATCagcgaaatagaaaataaagatcaTCAATGGATGTGTCAAAGGGCAATATTGGCGGCGAGAAACAGTAGCGTAGacgaaattaatgatttaattttaagtaaacttcCAGGAGACATAGTTACCTACACATCTATTGATAATGTAATGGATCAGGAAGATGCGGTCCATTACCCACAGGAGTTTCTTAATTCTTTGAACCCCAGTGGTCTTCCCCCATATTCCCTCAAGTTAAAAATAGGTGCCCCAATAATTTTACTCAGAAATCTTAAACCACCAAATTTATGTAACGGGACTCAACttcaaatcaaatttcttCGCAATAACGTGATCGTTGCTATAGTTTTGACTGGTCCAGCAGTTGGTCAAACAGTGCTTATACCTCGCATCCCAATGATACCAAATGatttaccttttaattttaaaagaattcaatttcCC GGATGTCCAGCTTTCTACAATAGTATCAAGCTTCAAGAAGATCCCAATGAGAATTATCCAGATCGCGATTTTACATTACAAGTCACTTGTCGTCAAAGCGATAGATTACTCCTCGTCCCCATACACCCTGATACGTAG
- the LOC133319296 gene encoding uncharacterized protein LOC133319296, translating to MNKICNLCQAKKWATETPGLCCSGGKVNIPIIPEPTTVLKELISGSHPSSKHFLNHSRQYNTLFQMTSFGAKEIREGNFMPTFKVQGQVYHLIGNLLPAEGAQPEFLQIYFVSHADQVSLRSNLNPSLQIDLIDALQTYLHDHKTYIQSFKYNLENRPPNDFKLIIHADVKPPNEHRGRYNAPIVDEVAVLLIDEDKGPRDIVLTARDGGLQRVSELHRSYDPLQYPLLFPFGNDGYCINIPQQNTAARSKTVSCMQFYAFRLMLRINDFNSIHYFKGLFNQYCVDMEAKMISERLDFIKRNQKKLRAEEYIHLRDAVVNDANIDASNVGQHVILPSSFTGSPRYMNEKSQDAMTFVRKFGKPDLFITFTCNSEWPEIKIELLPDQHSYDRHDLVSRVFHLKLKNMILLLTKKNIFGPSRAFVYSVEWQKRGLPHAHILLWLAIKVQPDSIDAIISAEIPDKRQDPIFHNIVIKNMIHGPCGFHNPASPCSDQATFSLQSNNNEVETYLNGRYISSSEAIWRIFQFPIHERFPAVVHLAVHLENGQRVYFDNNANLQDRVNNPSSTTLTAFFDLCKRDDFAKTLLYHEVPQYYVWERNSFSRRKRGQDVEGYPGVKKTQL from the exons atgaataaaatatgcaacttATGCCAAGCAAAAAAATGGGCGACTGAAACTCCTGGACTGTGTTGTAGTGGTGGCAAAGTAAATATACCAATAATTCCGGAACCAACTACAGTTTTAAAAGAACTGATATCAGGCTCACATCCATCATCAAAGCATTTCTTAAATCACTCAAGGCAATATAATACACTATTTCAGATGACTTCATTTGGTGCCAAAGAGATTCGTGAGGGAAACTTTATGCCCACTTTTAAAGTCCAAGGGCAAGTTTATCACTTAATCGGTAACTTACTTCCAGCTGAAGGGGCACAGCCCgaatttttgcaaatatattttgtttcacatgCAGATCAGGTATCCTTACGctcaaatttaaatccaaGCTTGCAAATCGATCTTATCGACGCTCTCCAAACATATCTTCACGATCATAAAACGTATATTCAAAGTTTCAAATACAATCTGGAAAATAGACCACCGAATGACTTCAAACTTATTATTCATGCTGATGTGAAACCTCCTAATGAGCATCGAGGTCGATATAATGCGCCAATAGTAGATGAAGTAGCTGTTCTTTTGATAGATGAAGACAAAGGTCCCCGAGATATTGTGTTGACGGCGAGAGATGGTGGACTTCAACGAGTTTCTGAACTTCATAGATCTTATGACCCACTTCAGTATCCTTTACTGTTTCCCTTTGGTAATGACGGatactgtataaatattccaCAGCAGAATACTGCTGCTAGATCTAAAACTGTATCATGTATGCAATTCTATGCATTTAGACTCATGTTGAGAATAAATGACTTTAACAGCATACATTATTTCAAGGGATTATTCAACCAGTATTGTGTTGATATGGAAGCTAAAATGATTTCTGAGAGGCTAGActtcataaaaagaaatcaaaaaaaattgagagcaGAAGAGTACATTCATTTAAGAGATGCCGTGGTTAATGATGCGAATATAGACGCTTCTAATGTTGGCCAGCATGTTATACTGCCGTCGTCATTTACAGGATCCCCCAGATACATGAACGAAAAAAGTCAAGATGCCATGACATTTGTCAGGAAATTTGGAAAACCAGATctcttcattacatttacatgtAACTCCGAATGGccggaaataaaaattgagttaTTACCCGATCAGCATTCTTACGACAGACATGATTTGGTTTCTagagtatttcatttaaaactcaaaaatatgATACTCCTTCTgacgaagaaaaatatttttgggccTTCAAGAGCCTTTGTTTACAGCGTAGAATGGCAAAAAAGAGGTTTACCACACGCCCACATTTTATTGTGGCTGGCTATCAAAGTACAACCAGATTCTATAGATGCAATAATATCGGCTGAAATACCTGACAAACGACAAGATccaatttttcataatattgtcataaaaaatatgatacatgGTCCTTGCGGATTTCATAACCCTGCGTCACCAT GCTCTGACCAAGCCACATTTTCGCTTCaaagtaataacaatgaaGTAGAAACATATCTAAATGGTCGCTATATAAGTTCTTCGGAAGCGATCTGGAGAATTTTCCAATTTCCTATTCATGAACGTTTTCCGGCAGTAGTTCATTTAGCGGTTCATTTGGAAAATGGACAAagagtttattttgataataatgcaAACCTTCAAGATCGTGTTAATAATCCTTCATCAACGACACTTACAGCGTTCTTTGACCTTTGCAAGAGGGACGATTTTGCAAAAACCCTTTTATATCACGAAGTACCCCAGTATTACGTATGGGaaagaaattcattttctAGAAGAAAACGTGGGCAAGATGTTGAAGGATATCCCGGTGTAAAAAAGACACAACTTTAG